The genomic DNA CCTCTGCCACCAGAGGGCACCGCCTGCCACCCCAGGGCATCACAGGTCACCTCCTGCCACCCCAGGGCACCCCCTGACACCCAAGGGTCCCCCTGCCACCCAAAGCATCACAGGGCACCCCCTGCCACCCCAGGGCACCCCCTGCCACCCCAGGGCACCCCCTGCCACCCAAGCCATCGCAGGGCACCTCCTGCCACTCCAGGGCACCTCCTGACACCCAAGGGTCCCCCTGCCACCCAAGTCATCGCAGGGCACCTCCTGCCACCCCAGGGCACCCCCTGACACCCAAGCCATCGCAGGGCACCTCCTGCCACTCCAGGGCACCCCCTGACACCCAAGGGTCCCCCTGCCACCCAAGGCATCACAGGGCACCTCCTGCCACCCCAGGGTACCCCCAGCCACCCAAGCCATCGCAGGGCACCTCCTGCCACCCCAGAGCACCCCCTGACACCCAAGGGTCCCCCTGCCACCCAAGGCATCACAGGGCACCTCCTGCCACTCCAGGGCACCCCCTGACACCCAAGGGTCCCCCTGCCACCAAAGGAATCACAGGGCACCCCCTGCCACCCCAGGGCACCCCCTTACACCTAAGGGGTCACAGGGCACCCCCTGCCACCCCAGGGCACCCCCTGACACCCAAGGGTCCCCCTGCCTGCCACTCACGGGTTGTTGCCGCTCATGGTCAGCAGCAGGCCGCTGAGCAGCCGCACGTTGGAGTGGAGCCCGGCGGCCGCCATCTCCCGCACGTGCTCCACCACGCTCATGCTGGACGGCGGAGAGGGGGCGAGGGAGCAGGGAGACCGGCAGCGTCGCCTACAGCTCCGGGGCCAGAAAACTACGCTTAAAATGGCGCCCTGCGAGGGGTCCTCTCGGGAAAGCCCCGTCGCGGACACTGCGCATGCGCAGTACGGCTGTCCCCGGGCGCGCCTGTCCACTTTGTTGAAAATTTTGCCGCTCCGCACCGCTGGCGTCGCCGCCCCACTTCAGCCCCACTTTTCTCCCTCCGTCACGCATTTTTTTGCAGAGTTTTTAATTCAGGCACTGAGGCAGCCACCCTGCTCACCGCTCAGAGCAACGCCTTCCTCAGGAGACAGGGCCGAGCATGCGCagtaggggcccaaagtggcacATGCGCACTACGCTCAAGGAGTGACAGGTTTGTAGTTCTGCGTTGAGAAGGCTCTTAAAGGGCCAGCAGCCTTTATGAGGAAAGGAGCAGAGTTACTCAGAGTTCTTCCTCAGGCTGCATATTAAGCAGAAGTTAGACAGCCAAACAGAACTGGGTGCAAGTGCTGGTTAATGGGACCCACATTTGCACTAGGAAAAGCATATCTAATTGATTTGCACTAAAAAAAGCTTTGCACTAGGAAAAGTGTATCTAGGATTTGCATTAGGAAAAGCGTATCTGATTTGCACTAGGAACAGCTTTGCACTAGGAGACATGTATCTAGGATTTGCACTAGGAAAAGTAATTCATTTGCACCAGGAAAAGCTATGCACTAGGAAAAATGTATCTAGGATTTGCACTAGGAAAAGTGTATCTAATTGATTTGCACTAGGAAAAGTGTATCTAGGATTTGCACTAGGAAAAGCATACCTAATTGATTTGCACTAGGAAAATCTTTTTAATTAATTGCATTAGGTAAAGCTTTGCACTTGGAAAATCTTATCTAGGATTTGCACTAATAAAATCTTATCTAATTAATATCCACTAGGAAAAGCTTTGCACTAGGAAAAGATtatctcagatttgcaccagcgaaaACTTATCTAATTAACTGCCTTGCAAGTATAGTTATTGAAGTATATAAATTCATTAGTTAAATGTTGCTGCTTCCTCTTACTTCCTGTGCTCCACCTTATAAGGTTGCAACAAGAGCTCAAATTGTGACATCCCAGAAACACACAAATAGAAAATCCCCTTCAGAATATGCAAAGTATCACACAGCAccaagatcaggcccagggcccatctacctgtatctcacaggggcccacagGTGCTTcggggggcacacaagacaacaggagacctgcatcctagtgctaCTCTCTTGCacctgaggtagtctacttctaaaacctggaggttgcacacgGCTTGTCATCACGGCATGTAACTGGTGaggaacatttcctccagaaatttatttGATGTACATACCTGTCTATATATAAATGGTCATATAAGAAAttttatgccaggggtgtcaaactcaattCATACAGGGGGCTGAATTGCACTAATGATGGTAGATGGCTGTGAGAGACAACCCAGAACCCAGGTGTTAAGTAACAACAAAACAGCAGAGGtgaaaacattcattttctttttttaattatcacTGGCATCCTCATCAAGCTCCCACACAACAAGACCTGCACAAGACTTCAATTCCAATTTTCCTCTCACTTTCCTTATACAAATGCTGATCCTCTCTCAGTAGAAAACATATATTAAGACAAGAGGCAAAATATTATGTATATCTGGCAGCAAAGTGCTTGAACAAAGATGGCCACAGGCTCCTCTTCACTGCCCTGGCCCTGACAAGCTCTTGTTCATGAACTGCCTCTTCACaaaacaggtccaccactgtgaaaaATAAGAGAAAGAGAGATTTTAAAAATGGAGCACATGGGGTGGGAAAACTTCAAGTTGTACTTTGGATCTtagaccagtggctcccaaactttttagtgccgggacccactttttaaaatgccactctttcaggacccacctagctttatgagaccaaaaaaaaggtttcactttaccagtcacgCAATccctgttttcatcctttttactatttattattttatttattcattgaaTTTGTGATCTGCCTTTCtcccggagggcacccaaggcagctatggTGGgcggaccaccttctggagcatttgttgagcttcatgttcatcagattgggaccattctggtggccttccgTGGGGAGCAgagcatggttgcctactcactagtaaacgtgcatatgtggctcagtttcacttttcatagggcccggtctcactttccacagggctcaacgcattttccttgtcagctatcagcctgTCGCTTTCGgtttcacaacccacagtttgggaaacacttatCTTGGCTCTAGTGAAgacatggggctgctgccagaatGGCATCACTGGATCGAGTTCTGCCCCACCATGTCTAGTGAAATGAAACATCGGCACCCTGGCAGTTCCGTGCTGGGCATAATTGGCATGGAGGCAGAAAAGACTGGAGTAAGTATTCAGCTGTTCTGTTTACATACAGCTGGTGGACAAAATTCTGCAGTCCTTAAACAGGACCGTGCCAAGGATGAAATCATATCTTACCTTGCTCGGTTTGTCACTTTGGGGGTCAAACACCTTTTCACAAAGCCGCAGGCCAGTTTCTTGCCTCAGCTGCTGCAAGTAAGTCCTCATGATTTCTTAAAACAGAGAGAAACATACCCAGCTTGTCAGGTCAGATGAGAAGATAGCAAACATCCAGTCATATAATGCTGGTCATTTTAAACGAGTTTCCTCCCGTTATGATTTATTCGTCTCTTTACAGAGTGAaaggacaggtctctgccctgaggagttTACAGTCTAGATACACATAAGGGAAACAAAGACAGAGGGGCGAGATAATGGAGGCAGGGAAAGCTTATAATATTTCAGCACCGTGTATTTAAAATTGGTTATAGTAGGGAACAGGgacgcaggctgcaatcctacacacattttacTTAAGTCTCAATGAACTCAGCGGGACTTATTTTTAGGTAGACAtagctaggattgcactgtaaggcagaGGGAAAGGCTTTATGGAAAAGGTTTTAAGGAGAGATTTAAATGCTCAGACCAGAATCTTCCCTCTCACCTTCTTCCTGCTTGTTGCTGGGTCTGGCATAGAGAGCGTTGAGTGGAaatcctggctctccagggattGGGAAATTGGTGATTCCCAATGTGtacatttctttttctccttggCCTTTGGAATTACACTGGAGACACAGGAAACATAAGCGACAAAACACAAAAGGTAACCAGTCTCTCCAGACGGACATGTTTCATTCTGTCTCCTCTCTAAGATGGCAGAGGTCCATCCTGGCTTTCAAAGCCTCCACCTATTCACCATCAATAGCACCAGAAAGTGTCTGGAGGATGGTGCAATCTGTACATGTTCTGAGAGCTGCATACCCCACTggattcaatgaggcttacccccCAGGAAACGTGTTTCAAATTGCAGCTTGGAGAAGTGGCCACACAAAACCTGCACAGGAAGAGCTGGCACTACTCTGGAACCTAAATGCTCCTGATCTGCTTAGTTTACATACTGCTGGGCTGTTTTGCAGAGTTCTGAATCTGTACAACAGACACGTATGATTGGCCCGGCCACTCATGTTACTCATTTTGATAAGAAGATTTAAAAAGAACAAGAATGGGAAGTCTATTGGGAGGGGTTGCTTGGCCACTATATGGCCATGGCACTCTAGAATCTAGAGTGGTCTTGTTGGACCACTGTCAGTTACAACAATCTAGAGTCTAGATTCTTGTAACTGACAGTGGTCCAACAAGCCCCCCATCGGCAGGACATGTGTGGAGGGGCTTGGTTGGTGAGCAGTCACTATTTCAGAATGGGACCAGAGGACCCTTGGATGGAGAAGAATTAAGCACTTTCAAAGCTCTCTTATGGAGTTATACATTTGTTTCACTTTGATTTTCAAAGGTGTAAGGAATCTGGCAAggtacacacacatacagcctATTTATGTGGCAGGAGGGCacatatatgggcaggaggtctggtctagagggtacagcctctgttagcccaaagataaacatcagaaggtcgccagttcgaggacaccggcagctccctgaacggctgagaatggcgagacctggaagcagctgacaagcccagctgagtgattccacctgctcttggtgtcagcaagaagtgtcttggctgccctccatgtgagagatggagctgcttgtcagcctgcctgggagaactggaggccagaagtgagaccaaacccggaagatccattctgaaatgtggttggttcttgaaagaaagaacctctataactgtaaaaatccccttgagggatttagatatgcctgcctatgtaaaccgccttgaataaagtcagaggagtaatctgatgaccagaaaggtggtatataaataccgagttattattattagttattatttatttctgGGTTGTTGTGTTTCCCCGCGCCCATTTCCTTCAGCTTAAAACTCAAAAGCTGTTACCTTTTgtagttttttcaagcattcgGAGATGTAGAGTGTTACGTAGATCAAGGTTCTGTCGGCCTCGTTCTAAAAGGAATCAGTCAACAGGATCAATAAGAGCTGCAACTATGGTCAGTTCATGGTTGCCGCCATGCTCATATTTCTACAATACTGAGAGCAAGTCCGGCTATCGCTCAGAGGAAGTAGTTTACAACAAATGTATGCTTCTTACCTTGATTTCatagtttttaaagaaaacattggCTTTGAAGTAGTAGATGGCTTCATCGATGATATCTGTATCTTTTGCTGcaagaaagggagaggggaaatgt from Tiliqua scincoides isolate rTilSci1 chromosome 14, rTilSci1.hap2, whole genome shotgun sequence includes the following:
- the ARPC3 gene encoding actin-related protein 2/3 complex subunit 3, which produces MPAYHSTLMDSDTKLIGNMALLPIRSQFKGPAPRETKDTDIIDEAIYYFKANVFFKNYEIKNEADRTLIYVTLYISECLKKLQKCNSKGQGEKEMYTLGITNFPIPGEPGFPLNALYARPSNKQEEEIMRTYLQQLRQETGLRLCEKVFDPQSDKPSKWWTCFVKRQFMNKSLSGPGQ